A stretch of Candidatus Methylomirabilota bacterium DNA encodes these proteins:
- a CDS encoding thiamine pyrophosphate-binding protein — protein sequence MGSLTGSELLARSLVSQGMDTLFYLMGGPMIETESACIKLGARAVDTRHEQAAAMMAHAYSRLTRRPGVCMGCSGPGTTNLVTGVANAFVDAAPLIAVGGSSPRVFLEMEAFQEIDQVAMMRPITKWATRILDAKRIPELVAMAYREATTGRPGPVYLDLPGDILGETVDEAAVAFPRRVAPAPRALGDPAA from the coding sequence ATGGGATCGCTGACCGGATCGGAGCTGCTCGCGCGCTCGCTCGTGTCGCAGGGCATGGACACGCTCTTCTACCTCATGGGCGGGCCCATGATCGAGACCGAGAGCGCGTGCATCAAGCTCGGCGCGCGCGCGGTGGACACGCGCCACGAGCAGGCGGCCGCCATGATGGCGCACGCGTACAGCCGGCTCACGCGGCGCCCCGGCGTCTGCATGGGCTGCTCCGGGCCGGGCACGACCAACCTCGTCACGGGCGTCGCCAACGCGTTCGTGGACGCCGCCCCGCTGATCGCCGTGGGTGGCTCGAGCCCGCGCGTCTTCCTCGAGATGGAGGCGTTCCAGGAGATCGACCAGGTCGCGATGATGCGCCCGATCACCAAGTGGGCCACGCGGATCCTCGACGCCAAGCGCATCCCCGAGCTGGTCGCCATGGCGTACCGCGAGGCGACCACGGGGCGGCCGGGTCCGGTCTACCTCGACCTGCCCGGCGACATCCTGGGCGAGACGGTGGACGAGGCGGCGGTGGCGTTTCCGCGCCGCGTCGCGCCCGCGCCGCGCGCGCTCGGCGATCCCGCCGCG
- a CDS encoding SDR family NAD(P)-dependent oxidoreductase yields MGLLDGKVAAVTGGGNGIGRAVALGLARAGAKVVVNDYGVTVDGRTPSSAAAQAVVKEIEALGGQAVANAESVATMAGGEAIVESALKRFGDLHVVVCCAGILRERMIFNMTEEEWDAVVAVHLKGHFTVLRGATRHMREKRRGRIIAFTSTAGLEGSPGQPNYSAAKEGIVGLMRSTALAMAKYGVTVNCISPTAETRMTERLADDRRAQAAAPPEAIAPVVAFLASDRAAHITGQIVHVRGHQVSLWSHPAPLRAVTSREGWTPEALADVWDQGLGQDRLRRFDALGIPWPPKVSP; encoded by the coding sequence ATGGGGCTGCTGGACGGCAAGGTGGCGGCGGTGACCGGCGGGGGCAACGGGATCGGGCGCGCGGTGGCGCTCGGCCTCGCCCGCGCGGGCGCGAAGGTCGTCGTCAACGACTACGGCGTCACGGTGGACGGGCGCACGCCGTCGAGCGCCGCCGCCCAGGCCGTCGTGAAGGAGATCGAGGCGCTCGGCGGCCAGGCCGTGGCGAACGCCGAGAGCGTCGCCACCATGGCCGGCGGCGAGGCGATCGTCGAGTCCGCGCTCAAGCGCTTCGGCGACCTCCACGTCGTCGTGTGCTGCGCGGGCATCCTGCGCGAGCGCATGATCTTCAACATGACCGAGGAGGAGTGGGACGCGGTCGTCGCGGTCCACCTGAAGGGCCACTTCACCGTTCTGCGCGGAGCGACCCGGCACATGCGGGAGAAGCGCCGCGGGCGCATCATCGCCTTCACGTCCACCGCCGGGCTCGAGGGGAGCCCGGGCCAGCCGAACTACTCCGCCGCCAAGGAGGGCATCGTCGGGCTCATGCGCTCGACGGCGCTCGCGATGGCGAAGTACGGCGTGACCGTGAACTGCATCTCGCCGACCGCCGAGACGCGGATGACCGAGCGCCTCGCCGACGACCGCCGGGCGCAGGCGGCGGCGCCGCCCGAGGCGATCGCGCCCGTCGTGGCGTTCCTCGCGAGCGACCGTGCCGCGCACATCACGGGCCAGATCGTGCACGTGCGCGGCCACCAGGTGAGCCTCTGGTCGCACCCGGCGCCCCTGCGCGCCGTCACGAGCCGCGAGGGCTGGACGCCGGAGGCGCTGGCGGACGTCTGGGACCAGGGGCTCGGCCAGGACCGGCTGCGCCGGTTCGACGCGCTCGGCATTCCCTGGCCGCCGAAGGTCTCACCCTGA
- a CDS encoding redoxin domain-containing protein produces MPSLRYGQPAPDFSLPATTGGSIALADFKGKADVVLVFYCYDWGNIUTPELADLGQVGPGVRERGAELLAISGDSPPCHAAFAKARSVPFPLLSDLHRVAIRAYGVLDEDRNVAYRSTFVVDRDGVLRWGQAGDRQMVRDGREILRVLDVIRGLRSPRPGGSG; encoded by the coding sequence ATGCCATCGCTCCGCTACGGACAGCCGGCCCCGGACTTCTCCCTTCCCGCGACGACCGGCGGCAGCATCGCGCTCGCCGACTTCAAGGGCAAGGCGGACGTCGTGCTCGTCTTCTACTGCTACGACTGGGGCAACATCTGAACGCCGGAGCTCGCCGACCTGGGTCAGGTCGGCCCCGGCGTGCGTGAGCGGGGCGCCGAGCTGCTCGCGATCAGCGGCGACAGCCCGCCCTGCCACGCGGCGTTCGCCAAGGCGCGGAGCGTGCCCTTCCCGCTCCTCTCCGATCTCCACCGCGTGGCGATTCGCGCCTACGGAGTCCTGGACGAGGATCGGAACGTCGCCTACCGCTCCACGTTCGTCGTGGACCGGGACGGCGTGCTGCGCTGGGGGCAGGCGGGCGACCGGCAGATGGTCCGCGACGGGCGCGAGATCCTCCGCGTCCTCGACGTGATCCGCGGGCTCCGGTCACCCCGGCCGGGGGGCTCGGGCTAG
- the rpsU gene encoding 30S ribosomal protein S21, with protein sequence MRIEVFDNQIEAALKQLKKQMQKDGLFQEMKRRAHYEKPSVKRKRKQAQARKKRRRALQRSRSWEDD encoded by the coding sequence GTGAGGATCGAGGTCTTCGACAACCAGATCGAGGCCGCCCTGAAGCAGCTCAAGAAGCAGATGCAGAAGGACGGCCTCTTCCAGGAGATGAAGCGGCGCGCGCACTACGAGAAGCCGTCCGTCAAGCGCAAGCGCAAGCAGGCGCAGGCGCGCAAGAAGCGCCGGCGGGCCCTGCAGCGCTCCCGCTCCTGGGAGGACGACTAG
- a CDS encoding FxLYD domain-containing protein translates to MTRREALALAWGAVLGLAGAAAAAQNYAPESLARWFRFEWKASGAKLTGYLYNQTNRAAARMQLLIEGLDGSGKVTGKTTTWVLGGVPPNNRAYFEATVPNAASYRVSVLSFEWLDEHDRRRW, encoded by the coding sequence ATGACCAGGCGGGAAGCCCTCGCGCTCGCGTGGGGCGCCGTCCTCGGGCTCGCCGGTGCCGCGGCGGCCGCCCAGAACTACGCGCCCGAGAGCCTCGCGCGCTGGTTCCGGTTCGAGTGGAAGGCGAGCGGCGCGAAGCTCACGGGCTACCTATACAACCAGACGAACCGCGCCGCGGCGCGGATGCAGCTCCTCATCGAGGGCTTGGACGGGTCGGGCAAGGTGACCGGCAAGACCACGACGTGGGTGCTCGGCGGCGTACCGCCGAACAACCGCGCCTACTTCGAGGCGACGGTGCCGAACGCCGCGTCCTACCGCGTGAGCGTGCTCTCCTTCGAGTGGCTCGACGAGCACGACCGGCGCCGCTGGTGA
- a CDS encoding ABC transporter permease, with protein sequence MARRLRRHGSVALGGAILAAVVALACLAPVLGTVDPARIDPVVRNQRPGAQRLVRNADGAQTTRTYWMGTDSLGRDVYSRVVYGARVSLIVGVTVALVSAAVGLVIGVLAGYLRWLDGVVMRVMDGLMAIPAILLAIGLVSLSRAGLRTVILAIVIPEVPRVVRLVRAVVLSIREEPYVEAAVALGARTPALLARHVLPNTMAPLVVQATFVCASAILVEAILSFLGVGIPPETPTWGNIMAEGRALFRILPHNILFPGVFLAATVLAVNMLGDGLRDTLDPRLRRQI encoded by the coding sequence ATCGCCCGCCGGCTGCGGCGGCACGGGAGTGTCGCGCTCGGCGGCGCGATCCTCGCGGCCGTCGTCGCGCTCGCGTGCCTGGCGCCCGTGCTCGGCACCGTGGACCCGGCGCGGATCGATCCGGTCGTGCGGAACCAGCGGCCCGGCGCGCAGCGTCTCGTGCGCAACGCCGACGGCGCGCAGACGACGCGCACGTACTGGATGGGCACCGACAGCCTCGGGCGCGACGTGTACAGCCGGGTCGTCTACGGCGCGCGCGTGTCGCTCATCGTAGGCGTGACGGTCGCGCTGGTGAGCGCGGCCGTCGGTCTCGTCATCGGCGTCCTCGCGGGCTACCTCCGCTGGCTCGACGGCGTCGTCATGCGCGTGATGGACGGGCTCATGGCGATCCCGGCGATCCTGCTCGCCATCGGCCTCGTCTCGCTGTCCCGCGCGGGCCTGCGCACGGTCATCCTGGCCATCGTGATCCCCGAGGTGCCGCGTGTCGTCCGCCTCGTGCGGGCGGTTGTCCTCTCGATCCGCGAGGAGCCCTACGTCGAGGCGGCGGTCGCGCTCGGCGCGCGCACCCCCGCGCTGCTCGCGCGCCACGTGCTGCCGAACACGATGGCGCCGCTCGTGGTGCAGGCGACGTTCGTCTGCGCCTCGGCGATCCTCGTCGAGGCGATCCTCTCCTTCCTCGGCGTCGGCATCCCGCCGGAGACGCCCACCTGGGGCAACATCATGGCGGAGGGGCGCGCGCTCTTCCGCATCCTCCCGCACAACATCCTGTTCCCCGGCGTCTTCCTCGCGGCGACCGTGCTCGCGGTCAACATGCTCGGCGACGGCCTGCGCGACACGCTCGACCCGCGGCTCCGTAGACAGATCTGA
- a CDS encoding ABC transporter permease: MLSYVGRRLLATIPVMAVVAVVVFSLLRLTAGDPAAIIAGDNATSQQVAEIRAKLGLERPIAQQFVIWLGNVLRGDFGESFFFKKQVSELILDRVEPTLALSVCTLVLTVATAVPLGVLAAWKRGTWIDRGVMGLSVLGFSVPVFVIGYALIYLFAISLAWLPVQGYQRLREGVGGFLEHLILPSLTLAAIYVALIARITRASVLEVINADHVRTARAKGLAEMPVLLRHVLRNAAVPIVTVIGLGVALLIGGVVVTESVYSIPGLGRLTVDAVLARDYPTVQAVILLFSMVYVLLNLLVDLTYTVLDPRIRY; this comes from the coding sequence ATGCTGTCGTACGTCGGGCGCCGCCTCCTCGCCACGATCCCGGTCATGGCGGTGGTGGCGGTGGTCGTGTTCTCGCTGCTGCGCCTCACGGCCGGCGACCCGGCCGCGATCATCGCGGGTGACAACGCCACCTCGCAGCAGGTCGCCGAGATCCGGGCCAAGCTGGGCCTCGAGCGGCCGATCGCGCAGCAGTTCGTCATCTGGCTCGGCAACGTCCTGCGCGGCGACTTCGGCGAGTCGTTCTTCTTCAAGAAGCAGGTGAGCGAGCTGATCCTGGACCGCGTGGAGCCGACGCTGGCGCTCTCGGTGTGCACGCTCGTGCTGACGGTCGCGACGGCCGTCCCGCTCGGCGTGCTCGCCGCCTGGAAGCGCGGGACCTGGATCGACCGCGGAGTGATGGGGCTCTCCGTGCTCGGCTTCTCGGTGCCGGTGTTCGTGATCGGCTACGCGCTGATCTACCTCTTCGCGATCTCGCTCGCCTGGCTCCCCGTCCAGGGCTACCAGCGCCTGCGTGAGGGCGTCGGGGGCTTCCTCGAGCACCTGATCCTGCCGAGCCTCACGCTCGCCGCGATCTACGTGGCGCTGATCGCCCGGATCACGCGCGCGAGCGTGCTCGAGGTGATCAACGCCGACCACGTGCGCACGGCGCGGGCCAAGGGCCTCGCGGAGATGCCGGTGCTGCTGCGGCACGTGCTGCGCAACGCCGCGGTGCCGATCGTCACCGTGATCGGGCTCGGCGTCGCGCTCCTCATCGGCGGCGTCGTCGTGACCGAGTCCGTCTACTCGATCCCGGGTCTCGGACGGCTCACGGTGGACGCGGTGCTCGCGCGCGACTACCCCACGGTGCAGGCGGTGATCCTCCTGTTCTCCATGGTCTACGTGCTGCTCAACCTGCTCGTGGACCTGACCTACACCGTCCTCGACCCGAGGATCCGGTATTGA
- a CDS encoding ABC transporter substrate-binding protein, translating into MSRIRPLAVAVLSLAWLAAGAPGRAGAETTLRVVMHSDLKIVDPIWTTAYIVRNHGYMVYDTLFAMDAKGEIRPQMVDRYDVSGDKLTYTLTLRDGLVWHDGKPVTAEDCVASIKRWAAKDSMGQKLAGFVKEFQVVNAKTFKILLKEPTGLVLGALGKPSSNVPFMMPRRVAETDANTQISDFTGSGPFVFKKEEWKAGDKAVYVKFDKYKPRAEAPSGLAGGKVVKVDRVEWKWIPDHQSAVNALLAGEIDYIESAPHDLLPVLKQDVNVKLVDYNPLGNQYTFRFNTLHKPFDNAKIRQAVFYAFNQEDFLKAVVGDSAYYKTCKSFFPCGSPMASTKGMDGLLESNFEKSKALLKEAGYDGTPVVLMQSTDLAVLTNLAPVAKSLLERGGFKVDMVSMDWQTLVARRAKRDPPAAGGWNAFLTGWVAADILNPVMMGFMNASCEKAMFGWPCDQEIESLREQFARETNPARQKAIAEAAQMRETLYPTHIPLGQWYQPISTRKNVDGIMTAPVPVFWNVTKK; encoded by the coding sequence ATGAGTCGCATCCGACCCCTCGCCGTCGCGGTCCTCTCCCTCGCCTGGCTCGCGGCCGGCGCGCCCGGGCGCGCGGGCGCGGAGACCACGCTCCGCGTCGTGATGCACTCCGACCTGAAGATCGTGGACCCGATCTGGACCACCGCCTACATCGTGCGCAACCACGGCTACATGGTCTACGACACGCTCTTCGCGATGGACGCCAAGGGCGAGATCCGCCCGCAGATGGTGGACCGGTACGACGTCAGCGGCGACAAGCTGACCTACACGCTGACGCTGCGCGACGGGCTCGTCTGGCACGACGGCAAGCCGGTCACCGCCGAGGACTGCGTCGCCTCGATCAAGCGCTGGGCGGCGAAGGACTCGATGGGCCAGAAGCTCGCGGGCTTCGTGAAGGAGTTCCAGGTCGTGAACGCGAAGACGTTCAAGATCCTCCTCAAGGAGCCGACGGGCCTCGTCCTCGGCGCGCTCGGCAAGCCGAGCTCGAACGTGCCGTTCATGATGCCCAGGCGCGTGGCCGAGACCGACGCGAACACCCAGATCTCCGACTTCACCGGCTCGGGCCCGTTCGTCTTCAAGAAGGAGGAGTGGAAGGCCGGGGACAAGGCGGTCTACGTGAAGTTCGACAAGTACAAGCCGCGCGCGGAGGCGCCGTCGGGTCTCGCCGGCGGCAAGGTCGTCAAGGTCGACCGCGTCGAGTGGAAGTGGATCCCCGACCACCAGTCGGCGGTCAACGCGCTGCTGGCCGGCGAGATCGACTACATCGAGTCCGCGCCGCACGACCTGCTGCCCGTGCTCAAGCAGGACGTCAACGTCAAGCTCGTCGATTACAATCCGCTCGGCAACCAGTACACGTTCCGCTTCAACACGCTGCACAAGCCGTTCGACAACGCGAAGATCCGCCAGGCCGTGTTCTATGCCTTCAACCAGGAGGACTTCCTGAAGGCCGTGGTCGGCGACTCGGCGTACTACAAGACCTGCAAGTCCTTCTTCCCCTGCGGCTCGCCGATGGCCAGCACCAAGGGCATGGACGGACTCCTCGAGTCGAATTTCGAGAAGTCGAAGGCGCTGTTGAAGGAGGCCGGCTACGACGGCACGCCGGTCGTGCTGATGCAGTCCACGGACCTCGCCGTGCTCACGAACCTGGCGCCGGTCGCCAAGTCGCTGCTCGAGCGGGGCGGCTTCAAGGTGGACATGGTCTCGATGGACTGGCAGACCCTGGTCGCCCGTCGGGCCAAGAGGGACCCGCCGGCCGCGGGCGGCTGGAACGCCTTCCTGACGGGGTGGGTGGCGGCGGACATCCTCAACCCGGTGATGATGGGCTTCATGAACGCCTCCTGCGAGAAGGCGATGTTCGGCTGGCCGTGCGACCAGGAGATCGAGAGCCTGCGCGAGCAGTTCGCGCGCGAGACGAACCCGGCCAGGCAAAAGGCCATCGCCGAGGCGGCGCAGATGCGCGAAACGCTCTACCCGACCCACATCCCGCTCGGCCAGTGGTACCAGCCGATCTCGACGCGCAAGAACGTGGACGGGATCATGACCGCGCCGGTGCCGGTGTTCTGGAACGTCACCAAGAAGTGA
- a CDS encoding YqgE/AlgH family protein: protein MRSRGRRLRVPWVVVAALALAAAGPGAPPVLRAGAGGPVSLAGQLLVATEEIRDPRFHHTVIYMVRHDATGALGLVVNRPLGETPLARLLELFGAAGEGVGGSVRVHYGGPVEITRAFVLHTTDWASAETTVVGGGIGVTSHPAVLDAIARGQGPRRSLFALGYAGWAARQLEGELERGAWISVPADEALVFDDAAESKWRRATARRKIEI, encoded by the coding sequence ATGAGGTCGAGAGGCCGCCGCCTCCGTGTGCCCTGGGTCGTCGTGGCGGCGCTCGCGCTCGCCGCGGCCGGCCCCGGGGCGCCCCCGGTCCTCCGCGCGGGCGCCGGAGGGCCGGTGAGCCTCGCCGGGCAGCTCCTCGTCGCCACCGAGGAGATCCGCGACCCGCGCTTCCACCACACGGTCATCTACATGGTCCGCCACGACGCGACGGGCGCGCTGGGGCTCGTCGTGAATCGCCCGCTCGGCGAGACGCCGCTGGCGCGGCTGCTCGAGCTCTTCGGCGCGGCGGGCGAGGGCGTCGGCGGCAGCGTCCGCGTCCACTACGGCGGGCCCGTCGAGATCACGCGCGCGTTCGTGCTGCACACGACCGACTGGGCGAGCGCCGAGACCACCGTGGTCGGCGGCGGCATCGGCGTGACCTCCCACCCCGCCGTCCTCGACGCGATCGCGCGCGGCCAGGGCCCGCGGCGCTCGCTCTTCGCCCTCGGCTACGCCGGCTGGGCGGCGCGCCAGCTCGAGGGCGAGCTCGAGCGAGGCGCCTGGATCAGCGTGCCGGCCGACGAGGCGCTCGTCTTCGATGACGCGGCCGAGAGCAAGTGGCGGCGCGCGACGGCACGGCGGAAGATCGAGATCTAG
- a CDS encoding periplasmic heavy metal sensor translates to MHRHIVLVGLVALLAWAAPARAQESHFMPRRPAGDGMLLPLMLRSAELTPDQQAKVREVIAAHRATTRAIVQQLHQAQADLADKLFAPGALQEADLAAQLQQIGQLRAQLLQASARVALEVRTLLTPEQLAKAAQVKDRMRTLESEMRQLLQPARP, encoded by the coding sequence ATGCACAGACACATCGTGCTCGTCGGACTGGTGGCCCTGCTCGCCTGGGCGGCGCCCGCCCGGGCCCAGGAATCGCACTTCATGCCGCGGCGCCCGGCCGGCGACGGCATGCTGCTGCCGCTCATGCTCCGCAGCGCCGAGCTGACGCCCGACCAGCAGGCGAAGGTGCGTGAGGTCATCGCGGCCCACCGCGCCACCACGCGGGCCATCGTCCAGCAGCTTCACCAGGCGCAGGCCGACCTCGCCGACAAGCTCTTCGCGCCGGGGGCGCTCCAGGAGGCCGACCTCGCGGCCCAGCTCCAGCAGATCGGGCAGCTCCGCGCGCAGCTCCTCCAGGCGAGCGCGCGGGTCGCGCTCGAGGTGCGGACACTCCTCACCCCCGAGCAGCTCGCGAAGGCAGCGCAGGTGAAGGACCGGATGCGGACGCTCGAGTCCGAGATGCGGCAGCTCCTGCAACCAGCGCGGCCCTGA
- a CDS encoding RNA polymerase sigma factor, which yields MTGDGRADAERPPTYEELFEAHRRRLGRLCRLLLADPQESQEVVQEVFLKLHQAYASPEPPSDWSAWLTRVAVNACHDRRRAGWWMRFRRYGERLDEATLLAREASPEERAIGEETWRRVWAAFRRLPDRQREVFVLRQLEGWSTQAVAEALGLRTGSVKSHLFRAIRRLRAAAVGSGS from the coding sequence TTGACAGGCGACGGTCGCGCCGACGCGGAGCGTCCACCGACCTACGAGGAGCTCTTCGAGGCGCACCGGCGCCGTCTGGGACGACTGTGCCGGCTCCTCCTGGCCGACCCCCAGGAGAGCCAGGAGGTCGTGCAAGAGGTGTTTCTCAAGCTCCACCAGGCCTACGCGAGCCCCGAGCCTCCCTCGGACTGGAGCGCCTGGCTCACCCGCGTGGCCGTCAACGCGTGCCACGACCGGCGGCGGGCCGGCTGGTGGATGCGCTTCCGCCGCTACGGCGAGCGCCTCGACGAGGCGACGCTGCTCGCGCGCGAGGCGTCGCCCGAGGAGCGCGCCATCGGCGAGGAGACATGGCGGCGCGTCTGGGCCGCGTTCCGCCGGCTGCCCGACCGCCAGCGCGAGGTGTTCGTCCTCCGCCAGCTCGAGGGGTGGTCCACCCAGGCGGTGGCCGAGGCCCTCGGGCTCAGGACCGGAAGCGTGAAGAGCCACCTCTTCCGCGCGATCCGGCGGCTTCGCGCCGCGGCGGTGGGGAGCGGGTCGTGA